One segment of Saprospiraceae bacterium DNA contains the following:
- a CDS encoding glucosaminidase domain-containing protein — MMTKQIFPVLLLVAALAAPSCSAFKKKPEPAPASSMFSSRTGADRNQIYTEKFASAAIYEMQRLGVPASITLAQGILESGAGTSELAQNANNHFGIKCGNDWKGATYMKKDDDRGPDGKLKESCFRKYTKVEESYIDHGHFLRDPKKEFRYGFLFKLDPTDYKGWAQGLQAAGYSTSNTYADKLIDIIERYKLYEYDVASGKPTAPPQPENPQYGTETGADVALPNPANRVGRINNVKVAIARQGETITDIARTYMLKPDKVAEYNDRGYTPLEKLKANTRIFIEPKKDKWTSGPANEHVVKADQTMFDISQVYGIKLSKLLERNYMTRGQEPAEGERIRLNSNRSKSDPVRLRDGMATTKPENPGGYWPTPNPGSMTPDEDGLLEEIGGGEGNKPQQPSTPPTTTPPTTPPPSAPAPVVTGSTNYPPIVTPPSTPPPTPTNPAAPGTHVVVKGDTLFSIARKYNTTVANIKRLNNMTSDTVKIGETLRVQ, encoded by the coding sequence ATGATGACGAAACAGATTTTCCCCGTGCTGCTACTCGTAGCAGCCCTCGCAGCGCCCTCTTGCAGCGCCTTCAAAAAAAAGCCCGAACCCGCTCCCGCCTCTTCCATGTTCAGCTCGCGCACTGGCGCCGACCGCAACCAGATTTACACCGAAAAATTCGCGTCGGCGGCCATTTATGAAATGCAGCGCCTTGGTGTGCCAGCCAGCATCACGCTCGCCCAAGGCATACTGGAAAGCGGAGCAGGCACTAGTGAGTTGGCTCAAAACGCTAACAATCATTTCGGCATAAAATGCGGCAACGACTGGAAAGGCGCTACCTATATGAAAAAAGACGATGACCGGGGCCCCGACGGCAAACTCAAGGAATCCTGCTTTCGCAAATACACCAAGGTGGAAGAGAGCTACATAGACCACGGACATTTCCTGCGCGACCCCAAAAAAGAATTTCGCTACGGATTTCTTTTCAAACTCGACCCAACTGACTATAAAGGCTGGGCACAAGGGCTGCAAGCGGCAGGCTATTCCACCTCCAACACTTATGCCGACAAACTGATTGACATCATCGAGCGATACAAACTCTACGAATACGACGTGGCCAGCGGCAAGCCCACAGCCCCGCCCCAGCCCGAAAACCCTCAATACGGCACGGAAACAGGTGCAGATGTCGCGCTGCCAAACCCCGCCAACCGCGTGGGGCGCATCAACAACGTGAAGGTAGCCATCGCGCGTCAGGGAGAAACCATCACCGATATTGCCCGCACCTATATGCTCAAACCTGACAAGGTGGCCGAATACAACGACCGAGGCTACACCCCCCTTGAAAAACTCAAAGCCAACACGCGGATTTTCATCGAGCCTAAAAAAGACAAATGGACGAGCGGGCCAGCCAACGAACACGTCGTGAAGGCCGACCAGACCATGTTCGACATTTCCCAAGTATATGGAATCAAACTGAGCAAACTGTTGGAGCGCAACTACATGACCAGAGGCCAAGAACCCGCCGAAGGCGAACGCATCCGCCTCAACAGCAATCGCTCAAAAAGCGACCCCGTGCGCCTACGCGACGGCATGGCAACCACAAAGCCCGAAAACCCCGGCGGCTATTGGCCAACTCCCAACCCCGGCAGCATGACCCCCGACGAGGACGGCCTGCTCGAAGAAATCGGCGGCGGCGAAGGGAACAAGCCCCAACAGCCCTCCACCCCACCAACCACTACCCCACCGACCACTCCGCCACCCAGCGCGCCAGCGCCAGTGGTGACGGGCAGCACCAACTATCCCCCCATCGTCACGCCACCCAGCACCCCACCGCCCACCCCCACAAACCCCGCCGCCCCCGGCACCCATGTAGTGGTGAAAGGCGACACCCTGTTCAGCATTGCCCGCAAATACAACACCACCGTCGCCAACATAAAACGCCTCAATAACATGACCAGCGACACCGTGAAAATCGGGGAGACGTTGCGCGTGCAATAG